The following coding sequences are from one Venturia canescens isolate UGA chromosome 5, ASM1945775v1, whole genome shotgun sequence window:
- the LOC122410405 gene encoding SET domain-containing protein SmydA-8-like, whose product MLQPEAVNALLLRHLSEHGLLPKNPEDMSWIIGNSKLGGRGMFATRDIEQGELIYVDAPLVVGPRCYDKYLPMCITCYKSDCPLFPCERGCGLPVCSNECEDNWKHAEIECEYLRSWKPKCGSMWSMELLQAVVPIRALALGTEQRNLVNALECHPRKSRELELLKRNIEYEINGEDEKLMLRVCQVLDTGAFETAALVEEKMSISLRGLYPLGALQNHCCTPNTRHHFDRRQYLYTRAAFPIKKGEELTMTYTDLIWDTGMRKQYLKMSKHFDCYCERCSDRTEFGTHLSALRCANIKCFGNMFANEPLKPESSWTCEDCEQKVSGRQVKAIRSGLASIVKETLYKAPREILEFVEGELAILVPATSSMMMDMKFRIVSYFGRADGLSWRDLSDAELRTKTKYCEELVHLLDNLGCGDCQKKGLILYEWYCTNVEIERRNCRDKDPDSTLEQPDSRDYGSNSFILQKAVDILRDDIAAPDDLSLIKTAD is encoded by the exons ATGCTGCAGCCGGAAGCTGTGAACGCTCTGTTGCTTCGTCATTTATCCGAGCACGGACTCCTCCCAAAAAATCCAGAAGACATGAGCTGGATTATTGGAAACTCAAAATTGGGCGGACGTGGAATGTTCGCCACTCGTGATATTGAGCAAGGCGAGCTCATCTACGTGGACGCTCCCCTCGTAGTGGGCCCACGATGTTACGACAAGTATCTTCCGATGTGCATCACCTGTTACAAGTCCGATTGTCCTCTCTTTCCTTGCGAGCGAGGCTGCGGACTCCCAGTGTGCTCCAACGAGTGTGAAGATAATTGGAAACACGCGGAAATCGAGTGCGAATATCTTCGCAGTTGGAAGCCGAAGTGTGGCTCGATGTGGTCGATGGAACTGTTGCAAGCTGTTGTACCCATCAGAGCTTTGGCCTTGGGCACCGAGCAACGAAACCTCGTCAATGCCTTGGAGTGCCATCCCCGCAAATCCCGCGAG CTGGAGCTGCTGAAAAGAAATATCGAATATGAGATAAACGGAGAGGATGAAAAACTGATGTTACGAGTTTGTCAAGTGTTGGATACCGGTGCATTTGAGACGGCTGCGCtcgtcgaggaaaaaatgtcgataagTTTGCGAGGTCTTTATCCACTGGGAGCGCTGCAAAACCACTGTTGCACTCCAAACACGAGACATCATTTTGATCGACGACAATATTTGTACACGAGAGCTGCTTTTCCGATAAAAAAAGGCGAGGAACTGACGATGACTTACACCGATCTTATCTGGGACACAGGCATGAGAAAACAGTATTTAAAAATGTCGAAACATTTCGATTGTTACTGCGAAAGATGCTCAGATCGTACG GAATTCGGTACTCATTTGAGCGCTCTGAGGTGCGCGAATATCAAATGTTTCGGTAACATGTTTGCGAACGAGCCTTTAAAGCCGGAAAGTTCGTGGACGTGCGAGGACTGCGAGCAAAAAGTTTCCGGTAGGCAG GTGAAAGCAATACGTTCCGGACTCGCGTCAATAGTAAAAGAAACGTTGTACAAAGCACCCAGAGAAATATTGGAATTCGTCGAAGGTGAATTGGCAATATTGGTGCCGGCTACCAGCTCGATGATGATGGACATGAAATTCCGGATTGTTTCGTACTTCGGTAGAGCTGACGGGCTTTCTTGGCGCG ATTTATCAGACGCAGAGCTTCGTACCAAAACAAAATATTGCGAAGAGCTGGTACACCTTTTGGATAATCTCGGTTGCGGAGATTGTCAGAAAAAGG GTCTCATTTTATACGAATGGTACTGTACAAACGTGGAAATTGAGAGGCGGAACTGTCGCGACAAAGACCCTGACTCGACGTTGGAGCAGCCAGACTCTCGG GATTATGGGAgcaattcatttattttgcaAAAGGCTGTTGATATATTACGAGACGACATTGCTGCACCCGACGATCTCTCTCTCATTAAAACAGCGGATTGA
- the LOC122410398 gene encoding trichohyalin-like: MSKPNIRKITVDPTKCNTDSRRPSVFERLGTKPAASTVVPSTNDYCRNWALNGNCSYGKTCKYANTHTLISPSKRVKKDNPNANAAGPKEDPSKRITSKIVKKTATSHSPDFNLEEWNQTDLEYEDEKVLERRRQLLQRELEIQMKKDKEVHSKDKTTKQKKKAMSSSSSSHTSSSSSSSSSSSSDDSSSSSSTGSDSRRKVKKIKSKRHHSAASSDYDEDRERKKKLKLKRLAGKNDKVLTKKKRKIDIISKKEVATKTLKKSMSSAAPAIRKHSVVASTRTKSPLPSVSHGGTSKSGKERTRGSESPSKTKIRESEKDRHYKKQIRDGDEPILKEVLKNKASEKAKELDKAPGGSKNRGIEDKSKIDERAKLRVKEKERRSRTPPIDRTKHQLPKDIVASSKTNRRSRTPEKPPRTKRDLTPPRHQEKLTSSRAVREIEKKEREIHKPDRSKDREDGRKNETNKSRSISNQDEIQHRKNISRDLEDKSYANERTRRGGSKERRLDKDHGIRDDRGHSRITREGRDAPRDKDRDEIPERFRDRQRDRERDKEIGSKLRERDLPPMMGSSSTSGGISSTTTPPQGLSSRYSRDKERLKEASNMIDRNNPRDRRGEREREPRGSSDAKPMERDRSSLRAFDARYDRSVDKEMSSSHKITDRDRIERFPPRERSLDRLPEKSVASIVPRDHLLERDPIYERDPIYERDRHARRFNPRFDRHPVVEHERKETSHIPPMKIDRMADRRDASPPPRRSIELERNFDRGYGRVPHEHWEEHEETQQSHLDYRDQHHHHHHAHEDERRKPIDARRYNSPFGERRGRDERGPPSRYAVQSERSFDDHHHHPIYAGEKIRGPPMRDESSNDNWEMHHEVEPQHSSRERNYPPADWEEREWRARTHWDRESVPRSEVHEEDWTAQRYDSPIAEWKINDNPRKWENPQLHLRAQFRNDRIKDMEIGEPPHAKRRPFNTPELRDDCSTQGSKQSSLHGSMKEEPINKKLMELAEGRPRRSREKSADSFQKKVIHQQLHHHQQHQQHLQHQHQQRQELQQQQQQQQQQQQQQQQQQQQQQQQQQQQKQQQQEQQQKQQQQEQQQKQQQEQQQKQEQEQQQQQVQQQQTTQKKEKVDLAATVEATETPVVPEAKRPCLDESLQSLHTESDLSDISDDPDDILNMEDEEIEEDKDTAKKSNETEKDTHGPSSERQEAAQVSTPVGTSEELPFTKDKEDHEGNMEDENMETMDFEEISDGELEEDIKTSGKGLGDALGVDWESLVKETQPRRAIASSQDTAQRRWQCKAIFQRIGISAKYAGSELPAKLAKKYSEDGESSGQFFLSDIAMIHSALVRQKLMQQSSEEVFSADDTLYRINDPEKYEIEDPADLEPFTSLYEEAKSLAQLAT, translated from the exons ATGTCAAAACCAAACATAAGGAAAATAACAGTTGACCCTACGAAATGTAACACGGACTCACGAAGGCCAAGTGTGTTTGAAAGATTGGGTACTAAACCAGCTGCATCTACAGTCGTACCGAGTACAAACGATTATTGTAGAAACTGGGCGTTGAACGGCAATTGTTCCTACGGCAAAACTTGCAA ATATGCAAACACGCACACTCTCATAAGTCCTTCcaaacgagtgaaaaaggATAATCCAAATGCCAATGCCGCAGGG CCAAAAGAGGATCCTTCAAAGAGAATTACGTCGAAAATAGTAAAGAAAACAGCGACGTCTCATAGTCCTGATTTTAATTTGGAAGAGTGGAATCAGACGGATCTcgagtacgaggacgaaaaGGTTTTAGAGAGAAGAAGACAACTGTTGCAGAGAGAATTGGAAATACAAATGAAGAAAGACAAAGAAGTGCACAGCAAGGACAAAACAacaaaacagaagaaaaaagcgatgAGCTCTTCATCGAGTTCGCACACTTCGAGCTCGTCGAGCAGCAGCAGTAGTTCGAGTAGCGATGACTCTTCGTCCAGTAGTTCGACAGGCTCAGATTCTCGAAGGAAAGTTAAAAAGATCAAATCCAAGAGACATCACAGCGCTGCGTCTTCGGACTACGACGaggacagagagagaaagaagaaactcAAGTTGAAACGTTTGGCTGGAAAAAATGACAAGGTGCTaacgaagaagaaacgaaaaatcgacataATCAGTAAGAAAGAGGTGGcaacaaaaacattgaaaaaatcaatgagtTCAGCAGCGCCGGCAATTCGTAAACACAGTGTTGTAGCGAGTACGAGAACAAAATCACCTTTGCCTTCGGTCTCTCATGGTGGGACGAGCAAATCGGGCAAAGAGAGAACTCGAGGTAGCGAATCGCCttcgaaaacgaaaattcgggaatcgGAAAAAGATCGACATTACAAAAAACAGATTCGGGACGGCGATGAGCCGATTCTGAAAGAAGTTTTGAAGAACAAGGCTAGCGAAAAAGCAAAGGAATTGGACAAGGCTCCGGGCGGTAGTAAAAACCGGGGAATCGAGGACAAGAGTAAAATCGATGAGAGAGCAAAATTACGAGTtaaagagaaggaaagaagATCACGAACTCCACCGATCGATAGAACGAAGCATCAATTGCCGAAGGACATCGTCGCCTCGTCGAAAACGAATCGTCGAAGTCGTACGCCGGAGAAGCCCCCGAGAACGAAGCGGGATTTAACGCCACCTCGACATCAAGAAAAGCTAACGTCGAGCCGAGCTGTGCgggaaattgagaaaaaagaacgagagaTTCACAAACCCGATCGGAGTAAGGACCGAGAGGACGGACGAAAAAACGAGACGAACAAATCGCGATCGATCAGCAATCAGGATGAGATTCaacatcgaaaaaatatttcacgagatTTGGAAGACAAGAGTTATGCCAACGAGAGAACCAGGCGAGGAGGGAGTAAAGAGCGACGACTGGATAAAGATCATGGAATCCGAGACGATCGTGGGCACTCGAGAATAACTCGTGAAGGTAGAGACGCACCGCGCGACAAAGACCGAGACGAGATACCCGAGCGTTTCCGCGATCGACAGCGGGACCGAGAACGAGACAAGGAAATCGGTAGCAAATTGCGCGAGCGTGATTTGCCACCAATGATGGGATCGTCCTCGACGTCCGGGGGAAtttcgtcgacgacgacgccaCCGCAAGGCTTGAGTTCTCGTTACAGTCGAGACAAGGAGCGTTTGAAAGAGGCGTCAAACATGATTGATAGAAATAATCCAAGAGATCGTCGGGGTGAACGTGAGCGCGAACCGCGAGGTTCTTCCGACGCGAAGCCAATGGAACGCGACAGAAGTTCTCTGCGGGCTTTCGACGCTCGTTACGACAGATCGGTCGACAAGGAAATGTCTTCGAGCCACAAAATTACCGATCGCGATAGAATCGAACGTTTTCCACCCCGAGAACGTTCTCTCGATAGATTGCCCGAAAAAAGCGTAGCATCGATCGTTCCCCGTGATCATCTTCTCGAGCGAGATCCAATTTACGAGCGAGATCCAATTTACGAGCGAGATCGACACGCACGAAGATTTAATCCACGTTTCGATCGACATCCCGTCGTCGAgcacgagagaaaagagacgTCGCATATTCCACCGATGAAAATTGACCGCATGGCGGATCGCCGAGATGCCAGTCCACCGCCGCGCCGCAGTATCGAGCTCGAGCGAAATTTCGATCGCGGTTACGGTCGCGTGCCGCACGAGCATTGGGAGGAGCACGAAGAAACGCAGCAATCTCATTTGGACTATCGAGACCaacatcatcatcaccatcatgCCCACGAGGACGAGAGACGAAAGCCCATCGACGCGCGGCGTTACAACAGCCCGTTTGGAGAAAGGCGTGGACGAGACGAGCGCGGCCCTCCATCGAGATACGCGGTGCAATCGGAACGCTCGTTCGACGATCATCATCACCATCCGATATACGCGGGTGAAAAAATTCGCGGTCCTCCGATGAGAGACGAGAGCAGTAATGACAATTGGGAAATGCATCACGAAGTCGAACCCCAACACAGTAGTCGAGAGAGAAATTATCCTCCGGCTGATTGGGAAGAACGGGAATGGCGGGCGCGCACTCATTGGGATCGTGAAAGCGTCCCTAGGTCCGAGGTCCACGAGGAAGACTGGACAGCCCAGAGATACGACAGTCCCATCGCCGAGTGGAAAATCAATGATAATCCACGAAAGTGGGAAAACCCACAGCTCCATCTTAGAGCACAATTTAGAAACGATAGGATCAAAGATATGGAAATTGGGGAGCCACCCCATGC TAAACGCAGACCGTTTAATACTCCGGAATTAAGGGACGACTGTTCGactcaaggttcgaagcagaGTTCCTTGCACGGAAGTATGAAAGAAGAGCCAATTAACAAAAAGTTGATGGAACTTGCGGAGGGGCGACCTCGAAGAAGTCGCGAAAAATCAGCCGACAGTTTCCAGAAAAAAGTCATACATCAACAGCTGCATCATCATCAACAACACCAGCAACATTTGCAACATCAACATCAGCAGCGTCAGGAactgcagcagcagcagcagcaacaacaacaacaacaacagcaacaacaacaacagcaacaacaacaacaacagcaacaacaacaacaaaagcaacaacaacaagagCAACAACAAAAGCAACAACAACAGGAGCAACAACAAAAGCAACAACAAGAACAGCAGCAGAAGCAAGAACAggaacagcagcagcaacaagtCCAACAACAACAGactacacaaaaaaaagaaaaagtagatTTAGCTGCCACCGTTGAGGCCACAGAAACTCCTGTCGTTCCCGAAGCCAAACGACCATGCTTGGACGAATCCTTGCAGAGCCTTCACACCGAGAGCGATCTCAGTGACATAAGCGACGATCCTGACGATATTCTTAACATGGAGGACGAG GAAATTGAAGAGGACAAAGACACGGCgaagaaatcgaatgaaacggaAAAAGATACTCATGGACCATCCTCTGAACGTCAAGAAGCAGCACAGGTCTCCACTCCTGTGGGAACCTCAGAGGAATTGCCGTTCACAAAAGACAAGGAAGATCACGAAGG AAATATGGAAGACGAAAATATGGAAACGATGGACTTTGAAGAGATTTCTGATGGTGAACTCGAAGAAGACATAAAAACAAGTGGCAAAGGATTGGGCGATGCTTTGGGAGTAGATTGGGAAAGTCTCGTTAAAGAGACACAACCGAGACGTGCTATTGCATCTAGTCAGGACACAGCCCAGCGACGGTGGCAGTGCAAAGCAATTTTCCAGAGAATTGGAATATCCGCTAAATACGCAGGTTCCGAATTACCGGCGAAACTAGCGAAAAAATACAGCGAGGATGGCGAGAGTTCTGGCCAGTTCTTCCTCAGTGACATTGCAATGATTCACTCCGCTCTCGTTCGTCAAAAATTGATGCAACAATCGAGCGAGGAGGTTTTTTCGGCTGATGACACCCTGTACAG aatcaACGACcctgaaaaatacgaaatagaAGACCCAGCGGACTTGGAACCCTTCACCAGTTTGTACGAGGAAGCGAAAAGCCTCGCGCAACTAGCTACTTGA